One genomic window of Nicotiana sylvestris chromosome 10, ASM39365v2, whole genome shotgun sequence includes the following:
- the LOC104232472 gene encoding protein ROOT HAIR DEFECTIVE 3-like, with product MLSDKSDGCCSTHLIDGDGVFNVAGVENFIKEVKLADCGLSYAIVSIMGPQSSGKSTLLNHLFGTNFREMDAYKGRSQTTKGIWMARCVGIEPCTLVMDLEGTDGRERGEDDTTFEKQSALFALAVSDIVLINMWCHDIGREQAANKPLLKTVFQVMMRLFSPRKTTLMFVIRDKTRTPLENLEPVLREDIQKIWDSVPKPQAHEETPLSEFFNVEVVALSSYEEKEEQFKEQVASLRQQFFHSIAPGGLAGDRRGVVPASGFSFSAQHMWEVIKENRDLDLPAHKVMVATVRCEEIAHEKYDSFTANEGWCQLKEAVQSHPVGGFGKKLSSILNTCLSEYDAEATFFDEGVRSTKRKQLEEKLLQLVQPAYQSMLGRIRSDTLERFKEAFDKELKGGIGFAMAAHECTVSFMSQFDEECADAVIDQAKWDSSRVRDKLKRDIDAHIAEIRTAKLAEVTTLYETKLNDALAGPVEGLLDGAADDTWPAIRKLLQRETDTALAGFSASLSGFEMDEQTRENMVLRLKDYARGVVEVKAKEEAGRVLIRMKDRFSMLFSYDSDSMPRVWTGKENIRAITKTARSASLKLLSVMAAIRLEDERDSIENTLAVALSDGGASTKKGIASLDPLASSTWNEVSASKTLITPIQCKSLWKQFNTETEYIVTQAIAAQEASRRNNNWLPPPWAVVALLILGFNEFMTLLRNPLYLGVIFVAFLLVKALWVQLDISGEFRNGALPGLLSLSTKFLPTVTNLLRRLAEAGQRKVNNEPQHNPTPASKSFHGTIASSEVTSENRGE from the exons ATGCTTTCAGATAAAAGTGATGGATGTTGTTCCACACACCTCATTGATGGGGATGGCGTTTTCAATGTTGCTGGAGTTGAAAATTTCATAAAGGAAGTTAAACTGGCAGATTGTGGTCTTTCATATGCTATAGTATCCATTATGGGCCCACAAAGCAGCG GGAAAAGTACTCTGTTAAATCATCTATTTGGTACTAACTTTAGAGAGATGGATGCTTATAAAGGAAG GTCACAAACCACAAAAGGTATATGGATGGCTCGATGCGTCGGGATTGAGCCGTGCACCCTTGTTATGGATTTGGAGGGTACCGATGGGAGAGAgcgcggagag GATGACACTACATTTGAGAAGCAAAGTGCCTTATTTGCCCTTGCTGTTTCTGATATAGTGCTAATCAATAT GTGGTGTCATGATATTGGCCGTGAGCAAGCTGCTAATAAGCCTCTTCTGAAGACTGTTTTTCAG GTTATGATGCGGTTATTTAGTCCACGTAAAACGACATTGATGTTTGTTATACGCGATAAAACAAGG ACTCCGCTTGAAAATTTGGAGCCTGTTCTAAGGGAAGATATTCAGAAG ATATGGGATTCCGTCCCAAAGCCGCAAGCTCATGAGGAAACACCTTTAAGTGAATTTTTTAAT GTTGAGGTTGTTGCACTTTCTAGTTATGAAGAGAAGGAAGAGCAATTTAAAGAGCAG GTGGCTAGTCTAAGACAACAATTCTTTCATTCTATTGCACCTGGGGGTCTTGCTGGAGATAGGCGGGGAGTTGTTCCTGCTTCTGGTTTTTCGTTTAGTGCACAGCATATGTGGGAGGTTATAAAGGAGAACAGGGACCTTGACCTCCCTGCCCATAAG GTTATGGTAGCTACCGTACGCTGTGAAGAAATTGCCCATGAAAAATATGATTCTTTCACAGCAAATGAG GGATGGTGTCAATTAAAAGAGGCAGTGCAATCTCATCCTGTGGGTGGCTTTGGGAAGAAGCTTAGCTCCATTTTGAACACTTGTTTATCAGA ATATGATGCAGAGGCTACATTCTTTGATGAAGGAGTGAGATCTACAAAACGAAAGCAGTTGGAAGAGAAATTGCTTCAG CTTGTCCAACCAGCCTACCAATCTATGCTGGGACGCATACGATCTGATACTTTGGAAAGATtcaaagaagcatttgataaggaACTGAAGGGAGGTATAGGGTTTGCAATGGCCGCTCATGAGTGCACTGTGTCTTTTATGTCCCAGTTTGATGAAGAATGCGCAG ATGCTGTTATTGATCAAGCAAAATGGGACTCATCCAGAGTTAGGGATAAGCTCAAGCGTGATATAGATGCTCATATTGCTGAAATTCGTACTGCCAAGCTGGCTGAAGTTACTACTCTTTACGAG ACCAAATTAAATGATGCTTTAGCTGGACCTGTGGAGGGTCTTTTAGATGGAGCTGCTGATGATACATGGCCAGCAATAAGAAAACTGCTTCAGCGTGAGACTGACACAGCACTCGCTGGGTTTTCGGCTTCACTTTCTGGTTTTGAAATGGATGAACAAACAAGGGAAAATATGGTTTTGAGATTGAAGGATTATGCACGTGGAGTGGTTGAAGTAAAGGCGAAGGAAGAGGCTGGAAGGGTTTTGATTCGTATGAAGGACAG GTTTTCAATGTTATTTAGCTATGATTCTGATTCAATGCCACGAGTTTGGACTGGAAAGGAAAATATTCGAGCTATTACCAAAACTGCCAGATCAGCT TCTCTGAAGCTCCTGTCAGTTATGGCTGCAATTCGTTTGGAAGATGAACGTGATAGCATAGAGAATACACTCGCTGTTGCTCTTTCGGATGGAGGTGCTTCAACCAAAAAAGGCATTGCATCTCTGGATCCTCTGGCTTCTAGCACTTGGAATGAG GTCTCTGCATCAAAAACTTTGATCACACCTATCCAATGCAAGTCGTTGTGGAAGCAATTTAACACTGAGACTGAATACATTGTTACACAAGCCATTGCTGCTCAG GAGGCTAGCAGGAGAAATAACAATTGGCTGCCACCTCCATGGGCAGTTGTCGCGTTGCTTATTCTGGGGTTCAATGAATTCATGACACTGTTGAG AAATCCTTTGTATTTGGGAGTCATATTTGTTGCCTTTCTACTAGTGAAAGCCCTCTGGGTGCAACTGGACATCTCGGGCGAATTCCGCAATGGCGCT CTTCCTGGACTTCTCTCTTTATCCACAAAGTTCCTTCCTACAGTCACGAATCTTCTTAGACGACTAGCTGAGGCAGGCCAAAGGAAGGTGAATAATGAACCTCAACATAATCCTACTCCTGCATCAAAGAGCTTCCACGGTACAATTGCTTCATCTGAAGTGACTTCAGAAAATAGAGGGGAATAA
- the LOC104232473 gene encoding transmembrane 9 superfamily member 7-like translates to MEFQMDRRRSCQLTTTIFFFLISSTHSFYLPGVAPRDFQSGDPLNVKVNKLSSTKTQLPYDYYYLKYCKPTEILNSAENLGEVLRGDRIENSVYTFQMRQEQPCQVVCRQELDAESAKNFKEKIDDEYRINMILDNLPVAVLRQRRDGSQSTTYEHGFRVGFKGNYAGSKEEKYFINNHLSFRVMYHKDPETDTARIVGFEVTPNSINHEYKDWDEKNPQVTTCNQNTKNLILGGVVPQEVDTNKEVVFTYDVSFKESNIRWASRWDTYLLMNDDQVHWFSIINSLMIVLFLSGMVAMIMMRTLYRDIANYNQLETQDEAQEETGWKLVHGDIFRPPINSGLLCVYVGTGVQIFAMTLVTMIFALLGFLSPSNRGGLTTAMVLLWVFMGLFAGYSSARLYKTFRGTEWKRITLRTAFMFPGILFAVFFMLNALIWGEKSSGAVPFGTMFALVCLWFGISVPLVFVGSYLGNKKAAREEPVKTNKIPRQIPEQAWYMKPAFSILIGGILPYGAVFIELFFILTSIWLNQFYYIFGFLFIVFLILIITCAEITIVLCYFQLCSEDYYWWWRAYLTAGSSALYFFLYSIFYFFTKLEITKLVSGILYFGYMLIASYAFFVLTGTIGFYACFWFVRKIYSSVKID, encoded by the exons ATGGAATTTCAGATGGATCGACGAAGATCATGCCAGCTTACAACcaccatcttcttcttcctcatatCGTCTACTCATTCGTTCTATCTTCCCGGGGTTGCTCCTCGTGATTTTCAATCG GGTGATCCACTTAATGTCAAAGTAAACAAGCTGTCATCTACAAAGACACAACTACCATATGACTATTACTACTTGAAGTATTGCAAACCTACTGAAATTTTGAATAGTGCGGAGAATTTGGGGGAGGTTCTTCGAGGGGACCGCATAGAGAATTCAGTTTATACT TTCCAAATGAGACAAGAACAGCCATGCCAAGTGGTTTGTCGACAAGAACTTGATGCTGAATCTGCAAAGAACTTCAAGGAAAAGATTGATGATGAATACAGAATCAATAT GATTTTGGATAACCTTCCTGTTGCTGTTCTTAGACAAAGGCGAGATGGAAGTCAATCAACTACTTATGAGCATGGTTTCCGTGTTGGGTTCAAGGGAAATTATGCTGGG AGTAAAGAGGAGAAGTATTTTATCAACAACCATTTAAGCTTTCGAGTCATGTACCACAAGGACCCTGAAACTGATACTGCTCGTATTGTTGGGTTTGAAGTCACTCCAAATAG CATTAATCATGAGTACAAGGATTGGGATGAGAAGAATCCTCAAGTGACGACGTGCaaccaaaatacaaaaaatttaaTTCTAGGTGGTGTTGTGCCCCAAGAAGTAGATACAAATAAGGAGGTTGTATTCACCTATGATGTTTCCTTCAAG GAGAGTAATATAAGGTGGGCTTCTCGTTGGGATACATACCTTCTCATGAATGATGATCAGGTTCACTGGTTTTCCATCATAAACTCCCTTATGATTGTCCTCTTCCTTTCTGGTATGGTTGCGATGATCATGATGAGAACTTTGTACAGAGATATTGCTAACTATAACCAACTGGAAACACAAGATGAAGCTCAGGAAGAAACAGGATGGAAACTTGTTCATGGAGATATTTTCCGCCCACCTATTAATTCTGGATTACTATGTGTTTATGTTGGGACTGGTGTCCAGATATTTGCAATGACACTAGTGACAATGATCTTTGCTCTGTTGGGTTTCTTGTCGCCTTCTAACCGTGGTGGACTTACGACTGCCATGGTTCTGCTCTGGGTCTTCATGGGTTTGTTTGCTGGCTATTCTTCTGCACGTCTTTACAAAACATTCAGGGGAACAGAGTGGAAGAGGATTACCTTGAGAACTGCTTTTATGTTCCCCGGTATACTTTTTGCTGTCTTCTTCATGCTGAACGCTCTCATCTGGGGAGAGAAATCTTCCGGGGCAGTGCCTTTTGGGACTATGTTTGCTCTTGTGTGCTTATGGTTTGGAATCTCAGTACCTTTGGTGTTTGTTGGCAGTTACCTCGGCAATAAGAAAGCAGCCCGTGAAGAGCCAGTTAAGACAAACAAAATACCTAGACAAATACCGGAGCAGGCATGGTACATGAAACCAGCCTTTTCAATTCTTATCGGTGGCATTCTTCCATATGGGGCTGTTTTCATTGAGCTGTTCTTTATTTTGACTTCCATATGGCTGAATCAGTTCTACTACATCTTTGGCTTCCTGTTTATAGTTTTTCTGATCTTGATAATCACATGTGCGGAGATAACTATCGTCCTCTGCTACTTCCAGTTGTGCAGTGAAGACTATTATTGGTGGTGGAGAGCTTATCTGACTGCTGGATCCTCGGCTTTATACTTCTTTCTCTACTCTATTTTCTATTTCTTCACCAAGTTGGAAATCACAAAGCTGGTTTCAGGCATCTTGTATTTCGGTTACATGTTGATTGCATCGTATGCCTTCTTTGTGTTAACCGGAACTATTGGTTTCTATGCTTGCTTCTGGTTTGTCCGGAAGATTTACTCCTCAGTGAAGATTGACTGA
- the LOC104232474 gene encoding beta-galactosidase, translating into MLTNMDCSWIAMWNVLLILLVLLSSWVSCGIASVSYDHKAIIVNGQRKILISGSIHYPRSIPEMWPDLIQKAKEGGVDVIQTYVFWNGHESEEGKYYFEGRYDLVKFIKVVQEAGLYVHLRIGPYACAEWNFGGFPVWLKYVPGISFRTDNEPFKAAMQKFTTKIVDMMKSERLYQSQGGPIILSQIENEYGPMEWELGEPGKAYSEWAAKMAVDLGTGVPWIMCKQDDVPDPIINTCNGFYCDYFLPNKANKPKMWTEAWTAWFTEFGGPVPYRPAEDMAFAVARFIQTGGSFVNYYMYHGGTNFGRTAGGPFIATSYDYDAPLDEFGLLRQPKWGHLKDLHRAIKLCEPALVSADPTVTPLGNYQEARIFKSESGACAAFLANYNQHSFAKVAFGNMHYNLPPWSISILPDCKNTVYNTARVGAQSAQMKMSPVIRGFSWQSYNEDAALHEDNTYTVGLLEQINTTRDVSDYLWYMTDVEIDPTEGFLNSGNWPWLTVFSAGHALHVFVNGQLAGTVYGSLENPKLTFSNGINLRAGVNKISLLSIAVGLPNVGPHFETWNAGVLGPVSLSGLNEGTRDLTWQKWFYKVGLKGEALSLHSLSGSPSVEWVEGSLVAQKQPLSWYKTTFNAPAGNEPLALDMNTMGKGQVWINGQSLGRHWPGYKSSGNCTACYYTGWFDEKKCLSNCGEGSQRWYHVPRSWLHPTGNLLVVFEEWGGDPYGITLVKREIASVCADIYEWQPQLLNWQRLASGKFDRPLRPKAHLRCAPGQKISSIKFASFGTPEGVCGSFQQGSCHARHSYDAFEKNCVGQESCSVSVTPENFGGDPCRNVLKKLSVEAICS; encoded by the exons ATGCTGACCAACATGGATTGTTCTTGGATTGCAATGTGGAATGTGTTGCTGATTTTATTGGTGTTATTGAGTTCATGGGTTTCTTGTGGAATTGCTTCAGTGTCATATGACCATAAGGCTATTATTGTAAATGGCCAAAGAAAAATCCTCATTTCTGGCTCCATTCATTACCCAAGAAGCATACCTGAG ATGTGGCCAGATCTTATTCAGAAGGCAAAAGAAGGAGGAGTGGATGTGATACAAACTTATGTTTTCTGGAATGGACATGAGTCTGAAGAAGGGAAG TATTATTTTGAAGGGAGGTATGATTTAGTGAAGTTTATTAAAGTGGTGCAAGAAGCAGGACTTTATGTCCATCTCAGGATTGGACCTTATGCATGTGCTGAATGGAATTTTGG GGGTTTTCCAGTTTGGCTAAAGTATGTTCCAGGTATCAGTTTCAGAACAGACAACGAGCCTTTCAAG GCTGCAATGCAAAAGTTCACTACCAAGATTGTTGATATGATGAAGTCAGAACGGTTGTATCAATCTCAGGGTGGTCCAATTATTCTATCTCAG ATCGAAAATGAATATGGACCTATGGAGTGGGAACTAGGTGAACCTGGTAAAGCTTACTCAGAGTGGGCGGCAAAAATGGCAGTGGATCTTGGCACAGGTGTCCCATGGATCATGTGCAAGCAAGATGATGTCCCTGATCCTATA ATTAATACTTGCAATGGTTTCTACTGTGACTACTTCTTACCAAATAAGGCTAATAAACCCAAGATGTGGACTGAGGCCTGGACAGCTTG GTTTACTGAATTTGGAGGTCCAGTTCCTTACCGTCCTGCAGAGGATATGGCATTTGCTGTCGCAAGATTTATACAAACGGGAGGCTCCTTTGTCAATTACTACATG TATCATGGAGGAACAAACTTTGGAAGGACTGCTGGTGGCCCATTTATCGCCACTAGTTATGACTATGATGCACCTcttgatgaatttg GGTTATTACGTCAACCTAAATGGGGTCATttgaaagacctgcatagagcgATAAAGCTTTGTGAGCCAGCTTTAGTATCTGCTGATCCGACTGTGACACCCTTAGGAAACTATCAAGAG GCCCGTATTTTTAAGTCGGAGTCTGGGGCCTGCGCTGCCTTCCTTGCTAATTACAACCAGCACTCTTTTGCTAAAGTGGCATTTGGGAACATGCATTATAACTTGCCGCCCTGGTCTATCAGCATTCTTCCCGACTGCAAGAACACTGTATATAATACTGCGAGG GTTGGTGCTCAAAGTGCACAGATGAAGATGAGTCCAGTCATTAGAGGATTCTCTTGGCAGTCATATAACGAAGACGCAGCATTGCATGAAGACAATACTTACACAGTTGGGTTATTGGAGCAGATAAATACCACAAGAGATGTATCTGATTATTTGTGGTACATGACTGA CGTCGAGATTGATCCAACAGAAGGATTTTTGAATAGCGGAAATTGGCCTTGGCTTACAGTCTTCTCTGCTGGCCATGCATTGCATGTGTTCGTGAATGGTCAATTAGCAG GAACTGTGTACGGAAGCTTAGAAAACCCAAAACTAACTTTCAGCAATGGTATTAATCTGAGAGCTGGCGTAAACAAGATTTCTCTGCTAAGCATTGCTGTTGGTCTTCCG AATGTTGGCCCTCATTTTGAGACATGGAATGCTGGTGTTCTTGGACCGGTTTCACTTAGTGGTCTTAACGAGGGGACAAGAGATTTAACATGGCAGAAATGGTTCTACAAG GTTGGTCTAAAAGGAGAAGCCCTGAGTCTTCATTCGCTCAGCGGTAGCCCATCTGTTGAGTGGGTTGAGGGCTCTTTAGTGGCTCAGAAACAGCCACTCTCTTGGTATAAG ACTACATTCAATGCTCCAGCTGGAAATGAGCCTTTGGCTTTAGATATGAACACCATGGGAAAAGGTCAAGTATGGATAAATGGTCAGAGCCTCGGACGCCATTGGCCTGGATATAAATCATCTGGTAATTGTACTGCCTGTTACTATACAGGCTGGTTTGACGAGAAAAAGTGCCTAAGTAACTGCGGAGAGGGCTCACAAAGATG GTACCATGTTCCCCGGTCGTGGCTACATCCTACTGGAAATTTGTTAGTTGTATTTGAGGAATGGGGAGGAGATCCTTATGGAATCACTTTAGTCAAAAGAGAAATAGCAAGTGTTTGTGCTGATATATATGAGTGGCAACCACAGTTGTTGAATTGGCAGAGGCTAGCATCTGGTAAATTTGACAGACCTCTCCGACCTAAAGCCCATCTTCGGTGTGCACCTGGTCAGAAGATTTCTTCAATCAAATTTGCAAGCTTTGGAACACCAGAGGGAGTTTGTGGAAGCTTTCAGCAGGGAAGTTGCCATGCCCGACACTCATATGACGCTTTTGAAAAG AATTGTGTTGGGCAAGAGTCTTGCTCAGTGAGTGTGACACCAGAGAATTTCGGAGGTGATCCATGTCGAAATGTATTGAAGAAACTCTCAGTGGAAGCCATTTGCAGTTGA